One Pseudomonas tolaasii NCPPB 2192 genomic window carries:
- the ppnN gene encoding nucleotide 5'-monophosphate nucleosidase PpnN, protein MPQRQVINASVSPKGSLETLSQREVQQLSEAGTGSIYTLFRQCALAILNTGAHIDNAKTILDAYKDFEVRIHQQDRGVRLELLNAPADAFVDGEMIASTREMLFSALRDIVYTENELDSQRIDLSNSQGITDYVFHLLRNARTLRPGVEPKIVVCWGGHSINTEEYKYTKKVGHELGLRSLDVCTGCGPGVMKGPMKGATISHAKQRITGGRYLGLTEPGIIAAEAPNPIVNELVILPDIEKRLEAFVRVGHGIIIFPGGAGTAEEFLYLLGILMHPDNRDVPFPVILTGPKQAAPYLQQLHAFVGATLGEAAQAHYQIIIDDPAEVARQMTSGLKAVKQFRRERNDAFHFNWLLKIDEGFQRPFDPTHENMASLQLSHALPPHELAANLRRAFSGIVAGNVKDKGIRLIERHGPYEIHGDPAIMKPLDELLQAFVAQHRMKLPGGAAYVPCYRVVQ, encoded by the coding sequence ATGCCCCAACGTCAAGTCATCAACGCCTCCGTCAGCCCCAAGGGCAGCCTCGAAACCCTGTCCCAACGTGAAGTCCAGCAACTGAGTGAAGCCGGTACCGGCAGCATCTACACCCTCTTCCGTCAGTGCGCCCTGGCCATCCTCAACACCGGCGCGCATATCGACAACGCCAAGACCATCCTCGACGCCTACAAAGACTTTGAAGTGCGCATCCACCAGCAGGATCGCGGCGTGCGCCTGGAATTGCTGAATGCCCCTGCAGACGCGTTCGTTGATGGCGAAATGATCGCCAGTACCCGCGAAATGCTGTTCAGCGCCCTGCGCGACATCGTCTACACCGAGAACGAACTCGACAGCCAGCGCATTGACCTGAGCAACTCACAGGGCATTACCGACTACGTGTTCCACCTGCTGCGCAACGCCCGCACACTGCGCCCGGGCGTCGAGCCGAAAATCGTGGTGTGCTGGGGCGGGCATTCGATCAATACCGAAGAATACAAATACACCAAGAAGGTCGGCCACGAACTGGGCCTGCGCAGCCTCGACGTGTGCACCGGCTGCGGCCCCGGCGTGATGAAAGGTCCGATGAAAGGCGCGACCATTTCCCACGCCAAACAACGCATTACTGGCGGGCGCTACCTGGGCCTGACCGAGCCGGGCATCATCGCCGCCGAAGCGCCGAACCCGATCGTCAACGAGTTGGTGATTCTGCCGGATATCGAAAAACGCCTGGAAGCCTTCGTGCGCGTCGGCCACGGCATCATCATCTTCCCGGGCGGCGCCGGTACGGCGGAAGAATTCCTGTACCTGCTGGGCATTTTGATGCACCCGGACAACCGTGACGTGCCGTTTCCGGTGATCCTCACCGGGCCGAAACAGGCCGCGCCGTACCTGCAGCAATTGCACGCGTTCGTCGGCGCCACCCTCGGCGAAGCGGCGCAGGCGCACTACCAGATCATCATCGATGACCCGGCTGAAGTGGCACGCCAGATGACCTCCGGGCTCAAGGCCGTGAAGCAGTTCCGTCGCGAGCGCAACGACGCGTTCCACTTCAACTGGCTGCTGAAAATCGATGAAGGTTTCCAGCGCCCGTTCGATCCGACCCACGAAAACATGGCCAGCCTGCAACTGAGCCACGCCCTGCCACCCCACGAACTGGCGGCCAACCTGCGCCGCGCGTTCTCGGGAATTGTGGCGGGCAACGTCAAGGACAAGGGCATCCGCCTGATCGAAAGGCACGGCCCGTACGAGATTCACGGCGACCCGGCCATCATGAAGCCACTGGACGAACTGCTGCAGGCCTTCGTCGCCCAGCACCGAATGAAGCTGCCGGGCGGCGCGGCCTATGTGCCGTGCTACCGCGTGGTGCAATAG
- a CDS encoding RidA family protein produces MTDRQLIIPPAMQPIVERAGYVPAVKVGKTLYCAGQVGRTPQLAVIEDPEAQFIAAWENLREVLEEGGCSFDDVVDMTTYHVNMSQHMAVFREVKNRLFPRGQCAWTTIGVSELAHPGLLVEIKCVAVQR; encoded by the coding sequence ATGACTGACCGCCAACTCATCATCCCGCCCGCCATGCAACCCATTGTCGAGCGCGCCGGCTACGTGCCCGCCGTCAAGGTCGGCAAAACGCTCTATTGCGCGGGGCAGGTAGGCCGAACGCCGCAATTGGCGGTGATCGAAGACCCCGAGGCGCAGTTCATCGCCGCGTGGGAGAACCTGCGGGAGGTACTGGAGGAGGGCGGTTGCAGCTTTGATGACGTGGTGGACATGACCACCTACCACGTCAACATGAGCCAGCACATGGCGGTTTTTCGCGAGGTGAAAAACCGCCTGTTTCCACGCGGGCAGTGCGCCTGGACGACCATCGGCGTGTCAGAACTGGCGCACCCCGGTTTGCTGGTGGAAATCAAATGCGTGGCGGTGCAACGCTAG
- a CDS encoding AbrB/MazE/SpoVT family DNA-binding domain-containing protein, which translates to METFDMATATLTSKGQITIPVQVRTALGLETGDRVEFVEMEDGNFSIIAASKTVHDLKGLIRKPSKAVSIEDMNLAIAAQGAKAG; encoded by the coding sequence ATGGAGACTTTCGATATGGCGACCGCGACACTTACCTCAAAAGGGCAAATCACTATTCCCGTCCAGGTCAGGACTGCTCTGGGCCTGGAAACAGGTGACCGCGTTGAGTTTGTCGAAATGGAGGACGGCAATTTTTCAATCATCGCCGCCAGCAAAACAGTGCACGACCTCAAGGGCTTGATCCGCAAACCCTCCAAGGCTGTCTCCATTGAAGACATGAACCTTGCCATCGCCGCGCAAGGAGCCAAAGCGGGATGA
- a CDS encoding PIN domain-containing protein: MIGLDTNVLVRYVTQDDPVQSPKASELVESLTTLSPGFVSLVSVVELVWVLQSCYQSSKSDVVAVLETLLRTRELTIERAEIIWQALRRFSANKADFADCLIERCAHSAGCKYTATFDLNAAKAAGMKQLT; the protein is encoded by the coding sequence ATGATCGGACTGGATACCAATGTACTGGTGCGCTATGTCACTCAGGATGATCCCGTTCAATCGCCCAAGGCATCCGAACTGGTCGAATCACTCACCACACTTTCGCCGGGCTTTGTCAGCCTGGTGTCCGTGGTCGAGTTGGTGTGGGTTTTACAAAGCTGCTATCAGTCGTCCAAAAGTGACGTGGTGGCCGTGCTGGAAACGCTGTTGCGCACGCGTGAGCTGACCATCGAGCGTGCCGAAATCATCTGGCAGGCCCTGCGCCGATTTTCGGCAAACAAAGCTGATTTTGCAGACTGTCTGATCGAGCGCTGCGCCCATTCGGCAGGCTGTAAATACACGGCCACTTTCGACCTCAACGCCGCCAAGGCAGCAGGTATGAAACAGCTGACCTGA
- a CDS encoding YXWGXW repeat-containing protein has protein sequence MLLRYAAMAAVVVAASGCVQERVVHERGPVQREYVEVVAPQPPPVQVIEVEPAARYGYVWSRGYWRWEGGRYVAVHGHWEAVREGYRYVHPHWVQRNDGYHWQGGGWVR, from the coding sequence ATGTTGCTACGTTATGCGGCAATGGCGGCGGTAGTCGTCGCGGCGTCCGGGTGTGTGCAAGAGCGTGTGGTGCATGAGCGCGGGCCCGTTCAGCGTGAATATGTGGAAGTCGTGGCGCCGCAACCGCCGCCGGTGCAGGTGATCGAAGTCGAACCCGCTGCGCGTTACGGCTATGTATGGTCGCGCGGTTACTGGCGTTGGGAAGGTGGGCGCTACGTGGCGGTGCATGGCCATTGGGAAGCGGTGCGTGAAGGCTACCGCTATGTGCACCCGCATTGGGTGCAGCGCAATGATGGTTACCACTGGCAGGGTGGCGGCTGGGTTCGTTGA
- a CDS encoding DMT family transporter, with translation MKRSTLGRFLLQGAFVLSWSSGYIGAKLGTQDGGAFNLLFWRFLLVVACLGVYLNVRLLQVTWAQVRHYAVVGFLSQFLYLSCLYVAIQNGLPPGIAAIIAALQPLMTAALSTGSATERSGGWEWAGLMISFVGVAVVIAGQYSSSGQQLGLVMYFLPLAAALGLTLATLYERRTVPPKGGGLVLPLFIQSVLTLIGFTGAVLYTGTLSIPRAPDVLISIVWLTVLSTLVAYLSLWMLLRRMSATHVAALVYLEPPVTLVWAALMFGDAIHVSTYAGMAVVVAGLLLVRLKRPAVVCAS, from the coding sequence ATGAAGCGATCGACCCTGGGGCGGTTTTTGTTGCAAGGCGCGTTTGTGTTGTCGTGGAGTTCAGGCTACATCGGCGCAAAGCTGGGTACGCAGGACGGCGGCGCGTTCAACTTGTTGTTTTGGCGGTTTCTGTTGGTGGTGGCGTGCCTGGGTGTGTACTTGAATGTCAGGTTGCTCCAGGTGACGTGGGCGCAGGTGCGCCACTACGCGGTGGTGGGTTTCCTTTCACAGTTTCTGTACCTGAGCTGCCTGTATGTGGCGATTCAGAACGGTTTGCCCCCAGGCATTGCGGCAATCATTGCGGCGCTGCAACCGCTGATGACGGCGGCCCTGTCCACGGGCAGCGCAACCGAGCGCAGCGGTGGCTGGGAGTGGGCGGGTCTGATGATCAGTTTTGTCGGCGTGGCGGTGGTGATCGCCGGCCAGTACAGCAGCAGCGGACAACAGCTCGGCCTGGTCATGTACTTTTTGCCGCTGGCGGCGGCGTTGGGGCTGACGCTGGCGACCCTGTATGAGCGCCGCACCGTGCCGCCCAAGGGTGGTGGCCTGGTGCTGCCGTTGTTCATCCAGTCAGTGCTGACCTTGATCGGGTTCACCGGCGCAGTGCTTTACACCGGTACCCTGAGCATTCCTCGCGCGCCCGACGTGCTGATCTCGATTGTGTGGCTGACGGTGTTGTCCACACTTGTCGCCTACTTGAGCCTGTGGATGTTGCTGCGCCGCATGAGCGCAACCCACGTGGCGGCGCTGGTTTATCTGGAACCGCCGGTCACCCTGGTGTGGGCGGCGTTGATGTTTGGCGATGCCATCCATGTGTCGACTTACGCCGGTATGGCTGTCGTCGTCGCGGGGTTGTTGTTGGTGCGCCTGAAGCGACCGGCTGTCGTGTGTGCGTCCTGA
- a CDS encoding LysR family transcriptional regulator — translation MAKQLNIDLLRTFHAVARFQRFNEAAEHVHRSASTITTQIQKLEEQIGQRLFSRNNQGVALTPYGRKLLGETTEFLKSHDRLLISLMPQRMQGKIRLGVPDTYAPAFIQAFLPRLIADNPLLELEVEARTSGELLNLFTANHLDLTITVTAHPLAQGERLGAVQPLWVAAEHFDYPPNAPLPVTVPIAGCPYRAAALQALKDHGVYHRLVLESPNSSAVEACVRSGMAVGLMEQSRMGEGLKHLPDLPPLPAQHLYLLCDTGNALALHLHEQIRHFKV, via the coding sequence ATGGCCAAACAACTGAATATCGATCTGTTGCGCACCTTCCACGCGGTGGCGCGCTTTCAGCGTTTCAACGAAGCGGCCGAACACGTGCACCGCAGTGCCTCCACGATCACTACGCAGATTCAAAAGCTGGAAGAGCAGATTGGCCAACGCCTGTTCAGCCGCAACAACCAAGGCGTGGCGCTGACGCCCTACGGCCGGAAACTGCTGGGTGAAACCACCGAGTTTCTCAAAAGCCATGACCGCCTGCTGATCTCGCTGATGCCCCAGCGCATGCAGGGCAAGATCCGCCTGGGTGTGCCGGACACCTACGCGCCCGCCTTCATCCAGGCGTTTTTACCGCGCTTGATCGCTGACAACCCGCTGCTGGAGCTGGAAGTCGAAGCCCGCACCAGTGGCGAATTACTGAACCTGTTCACGGCCAACCACCTCGACCTCACGATTACCGTCACCGCACACCCGCTGGCCCAGGGTGAACGCCTGGGCGCCGTGCAGCCACTGTGGGTAGCAGCCGAGCACTTCGATTATCCGCCGAATGCCCCGCTGCCCGTCACCGTGCCCATTGCCGGCTGCCCATACCGCGCCGCAGCCTTGCAGGCCCTGAAGGATCACGGGGTTTACCATCGGCTGGTACTGGAAAGCCCCAACTCATCCGCCGTCGAAGCCTGCGTGCGCAGTGGTATGGCCGTGGGCTTGATGGAGCAAAGCCGCATGGGCGAAGGGCTCAAGCACCTGCCGGACCTGCCGCCCTTGCCCGCGCAGCATCTGTATTTGTTGTGCGATACCGGCAACGCCCTGGCCCTGCACCTGCACGAGCAAATCCGGCACTTCAAGGTGTGA
- the mqo gene encoding malate dehydrogenase (quinone), which produces MFKKVNTALLGLALSMGITSAQAEEAKKVDVLLIGGGIMSATLGVWLNELQPDWSMEMVERLDGVAEESSNGWNNAGTGHSALAELNYTPEDKNGNVEIPKAVEINEAFQISRQFWSWQVQQGVLKNPRSFINSTPHMSFVWGDDNIKFLKKRYEALKASPLFAGMQYSEDPAQIAKWVPLMMEGRDPNQKIAATWTPIGTDVNFGEITRQFVAHLQTTPKFDLKLSSEVQDITKNADGSWRVSYKNLKDGTKTETDAKFVFIGAGGGALHLLQKSGIPEAREYAGFPVGGSFLVTDNPAIAEQHLAKAYGKASVGAPPMSVPHLDTRVLDGKRVILFGPFATFSTKFLKEGSYLDLLTSTTTHNIWPMTKVGIREYPLVEYLAGQLMLSDDDRYNALKEYFPNAKKEDWRLWQAGQRVQIIKRDEEQGGVLKLGTEVVSSADNSIAGLLGASPGASTAAPIMLTVLQKVFKDKVATPEWQAKLHQIVPSYGTKLNDSPEAVAKEWAYTAGVLQLTPPPAIPQLAAPQATEAAKPAAEPSKPASDLAL; this is translated from the coding sequence ATGTTTAAAAAAGTAAACACTGCCCTGCTGGGGCTGGCTTTGTCGATGGGGATCACGTCCGCTCAAGCGGAAGAGGCAAAGAAAGTCGATGTGCTGCTGATCGGCGGCGGCATCATGAGTGCAACCCTGGGTGTCTGGCTCAACGAGCTGCAGCCGGACTGGTCGATGGAGATGGTCGAGCGCCTTGATGGCGTGGCCGAAGAAAGCTCCAACGGCTGGAACAACGCCGGTACCGGTCACTCGGCCCTGGCCGAGCTGAACTACACCCCGGAAGACAAGAACGGCAACGTTGAGATCCCGAAAGCGGTCGAGATCAACGAAGCGTTCCAGATCTCCCGTCAGTTCTGGTCCTGGCAGGTCCAGCAGGGCGTGTTGAAGAACCCGCGTTCGTTCATCAACTCCACACCGCACATGAGCTTCGTGTGGGGCGATGACAACATCAAGTTCCTGAAAAAACGCTACGAAGCACTGAAGGCGAGCCCGCTGTTCGCCGGCATGCAGTACTCCGAAGACCCGGCGCAGATCGCCAAGTGGGTTCCGCTGATGATGGAAGGGCGTGACCCGAACCAGAAAATCGCGGCCACCTGGACGCCGATCGGCACTGACGTGAACTTCGGCGAAATCACCCGCCAGTTCGTCGCTCACCTGCAAACCACGCCGAAGTTCGACCTGAAACTGTCGAGCGAAGTGCAGGACATCACCAAGAACGCCGACGGTTCGTGGCGTGTGAGCTACAAAAACCTGAAAGACGGCACCAAGACCGAAACCGACGCCAAGTTCGTGTTCATCGGCGCGGGCGGCGGTGCCCTGCACCTGCTGCAAAAATCCGGCATCCCTGAAGCCCGTGAATACGCTGGCTTCCCGGTAGGCGGCTCGTTCCTGGTCACCGATAACCCGGCCATCGCCGAGCAGCACCTGGCCAAGGCCTACGGCAAGGCTTCGGTGGGCGCGCCACCGATGTCGGTTCCGCACCTGGACACCCGCGTGCTGGATGGCAAGCGCGTGATTCTGTTTGGCCCATTCGCAACGTTCTCGACCAAGTTCCTCAAAGAAGGCTCGTACCTGGACCTGCTGACCAGCACCACCACCCACAACATTTGGCCGATGACCAAAGTCGGTATTCGTGAATACCCACTGGTCGAATACCTCGCCGGCCAACTGATGCTGTCGGATGACGACCGCTACAACGCCCTGAAAGAGTACTTCCCGAACGCCAAGAAAGAAGACTGGCGCCTGTGGCAGGCCGGTCAGCGCGTGCAGATCATCAAACGTGACGAAGAGCAGGGCGGCGTCCTGAAACTCGGCACCGAAGTGGTCAGCTCCGCCGACAACTCCATCGCCGGCCTGTTGGGTGCATCGCCAGGCGCGTCCACCGCGGCTCCGATCATGCTGACCGTGCTGCAGAAAGTGTTCAAGGACAAGGTCGCGACCCCTGAGTGGCAGGCCAAACTGCACCAGATCGTACCGAGCTACGGCACCAAGCTGAACGACAGCCCGGAAGCGGTTGCCAAGGAATGGGCCTACACCGCCGGCGTCCTGCAACTGACCCCACCGCCTGCGATTCCGCAACTGGCGGCGCCTCAGGCCACCGAGGCTGCAAAGCCTGCGGCTGAGCCGAGCAAACCTGCATCTGACCTGGCGCTGTAA
- a CDS encoding MFS transporter yields the protein MTIQQTPGHVLPARSAAKMEAAMAVGAFAIGTGEFAIMGLMPDIAHNLNLSEPQVGHAISAYALGVMVGAPLLAILGAKLLRKHMLLLLMGLYALGNFATAFTPSFGSLVAFRFISGLPHGAYFGIAAVVASSMVPGDKRAGAVARVMMGLTLAMLLGNPIATFLGQHFGWRSAFMLVSVIALCTLALVWQFVPHRHDEQRSDPRKELRAFTKPQVWMALSIGAIGFAGMFCVFSYLAPTMLEVTKVSPQWIPFGLAAFGVGGIIGNIAGGKLFDRLQFRAVGWILVWSMAVLIFFTFAASSLWGVLLGIALVGTMISMAAPLQIRLMDIAHEAPSLAAASNHAAFNLANALGPWLGGMAITAGLGWTSTGYIGAATALIGLGIYLIARRMKGGH from the coding sequence ATGACTATCCAGCAAACACCCGGGCACGTGCTGCCCGCGCGCAGTGCCGCCAAAATGGAAGCGGCCATGGCCGTGGGCGCCTTCGCGATCGGTACCGGCGAATTCGCCATCATGGGCCTGATGCCCGACATCGCACACAATTTGAACCTGAGCGAGCCGCAAGTCGGCCACGCCATCAGCGCCTACGCCCTGGGCGTGATGGTCGGCGCGCCGTTGCTGGCCATCCTGGGTGCCAAGCTGCTGCGCAAACACATGCTGCTGTTGCTGATGGGCCTGTATGCCTTGGGCAACTTCGCCACCGCCTTCACGCCGAGCTTCGGCTCGCTGGTGGCTTTCCGCTTTATCAGCGGTTTGCCCCACGGCGCCTACTTCGGTATCGCTGCGGTGGTCGCCTCGAGCATGGTGCCGGGCGACAAACGCGCTGGTGCCGTGGCCCGTGTGATGATGGGCCTGACCCTGGCCATGCTGCTTGGCAACCCCATCGCCACCTTCCTCGGCCAGCACTTCGGCTGGCGCTCGGCATTTATGTTGGTCAGCGTGATTGCCCTGTGCACCCTCGCACTGGTCTGGCAGTTCGTGCCGCACCGCCACGACGAACAACGCAGCGACCCGCGCAAGGAGTTGCGCGCCTTTACCAAGCCTCAGGTGTGGATGGCGCTGTCCATCGGCGCCATCGGTTTTGCCGGCATGTTCTGCGTGTTCAGCTACCTGGCCCCGACCATGCTCGAAGTCACCAAAGTCTCGCCGCAGTGGATTCCGTTTGGTCTGGCGGCGTTCGGTGTGGGCGGCATCATCGGCAACATCGCCGGCGGCAAGCTGTTCGACCGTCTGCAATTTCGCGCGGTGGGCTGGATTCTGGTGTGGTCGATGGCCGTGCTGATTTTCTTCACCTTCGCCGCCAGCTCGCTGTGGGGCGTACTGCTGGGCATTGCCCTGGTCGGCACCATGATCTCCATGGCCGCGCCGCTGCAAATCCGCCTGATGGACATCGCCCACGAAGCCCCGAGCCTGGCGGCCGCCTCCAACCACGCGGCGTTTAACCTCGCGAACGCGCTGGGCCCGTGGCTGGGCGGCATGGCGATTACCGCCGGCCTGGGCTGGACCAGCACCGGCTACATCGGTGCCGCCACCGCGCTGATCGGGCTGGGCATCTACCTGATTGCAAGGCGCATGAAAGGCGGGCACTGA
- a CDS encoding LysE family translocator encodes MDITLPLLSILGAIAIGAASPGPSFVFVTRTAIALSRRDALAAAMGMGVGGVVYGGLGLFGLQTLLAKVEWLYVILKILGGAYLVWLAVQLWRSAKSPIVVPTTADGRPQSARKSFTLAAVTQLSNPKAAIVYGSIFAAFLPAHAPVWTFAVLLPAIFAIEAGWYTVVALAFSSERPRAAYLRSKHWFDRTAGLVMGALGLRLILGSAHVQA; translated from the coding sequence ATGGACATCACACTCCCCCTGCTCAGCATCCTCGGCGCCATTGCCATCGGCGCCGCCAGCCCCGGCCCCAGCTTCGTCTTCGTCACCCGCACCGCCATCGCCCTTTCCCGCCGTGACGCACTCGCGGCGGCCATGGGCATGGGCGTTGGCGGCGTGGTGTACGGCGGGCTCGGCCTGTTCGGCCTGCAAACCCTGCTGGCCAAAGTGGAATGGCTGTACGTAATCCTGAAAATACTCGGCGGCGCCTACCTGGTATGGCTGGCCGTACAACTGTGGCGCTCGGCTAAAAGCCCCATCGTCGTCCCCACCACCGCCGATGGCCGCCCACAAAGCGCGCGCAAATCCTTCACCCTCGCGGCGGTCACGCAACTGAGCAATCCAAAGGCGGCGATTGTGTACGGGAGTATTTTCGCGGCGTTCCTGCCGGCCCATGCCCCGGTGTGGACGTTTGCCGTGCTGCTGCCCGCGATCTTCGCAATCGAGGCCGGTTGGTACACGGTAGTGGCGCTGGCGTTCTCGTCGGAACGCCCACGCGCGGCGTACCTGCGCTCAAAACACTGGTTTGACCGCACCGCCGGCCTGGTAATGGGCGCTCTGGGCCTGCGGCTGATTCTGGGCTCAGCCCACGTCCAAGCCTAA
- a CDS encoding M91 family zinc metallopeptidase, whose product MIQNYSAFPNITLESASLEFMNNLITALQRIESRNTGRDLLKEINELCGPSTGKTIKIVAIASDYSTTPNTCASVGNATDALKKWIFKGPGTSVEVTWNPYSSLALDAQGIPTGMSYEDSSTSFIGLAHELVHAYRILRGTYLGGSNIKEETRATGIGDSASKKFSENSIRAEHSLPRRNAYSR is encoded by the coding sequence ATGATCCAAAACTACAGCGCTTTCCCCAACATCACCCTGGAGTCAGCCAGCCTTGAATTCATGAACAACCTGATCACAGCGCTACAAAGGATCGAGTCGAGAAACACGGGGCGCGACCTACTCAAGGAAATCAATGAGCTTTGCGGCCCCAGTACCGGTAAAACCATCAAAATCGTCGCTATCGCCAGCGATTACTCGACGACGCCGAACACTTGCGCCTCCGTCGGCAATGCAACCGACGCCTTGAAAAAGTGGATTTTCAAAGGGCCCGGCACCAGTGTCGAAGTGACATGGAACCCCTACTCCAGCCTCGCGCTGGACGCCCAAGGCATTCCAACCGGGATGAGCTATGAAGACAGCTCGACGAGCTTCATTGGCCTGGCCCACGAACTTGTACACGCCTATCGCATCCTGCGCGGCACTTACCTGGGGGGCAGCAACATCAAGGAAGAAACCCGTGCGACGGGTATTGGTGATTCGGCGAGCAAGAAATTCAGTGAAAACAGCATTCGCGCTGAACACAGCTTGCCGCGGCGGAATGCATATTCGAGGTAA
- a CDS encoding SOS response-associated peptidase family protein, which yields MCGRLSQYRGIHDFVAALSMPNALANSVGDQPIERYNVAPTTHVALLHQQGELLHADSVRWGWRPHWAKDRAAPINARVEKVAHGPFFRAIWPHRAITPIDNWFEWVDEGGPKKQPYLIRRRDGAPILCAAIGQLPDADEGPGEHDGFVIITADSAGGMVDIHDRRPVVLTPDLAREWLNPATPKERAEQMVLHQGEPAETFEWFKVSTAVGNVRNKEACLIDPVP from the coding sequence ATGTGCGGAAGACTGTCGCAGTACCGGGGAATCCACGACTTTGTCGCGGCGCTAAGCATGCCCAATGCCCTGGCAAACTCGGTGGGTGATCAGCCGATCGAACGGTACAACGTCGCTCCAACGACTCACGTGGCGTTACTGCACCAGCAGGGTGAGTTGCTGCACGCCGATTCCGTGCGGTGGGGGTGGCGCCCGCATTGGGCGAAAGACCGCGCTGCGCCCATCAACGCACGCGTCGAAAAGGTAGCCCACGGCCCGTTCTTCAGAGCTATCTGGCCACACCGTGCGATCACACCCATCGACAATTGGTTCGAGTGGGTGGATGAAGGCGGACCGAAGAAACAGCCTTATCTGATCCGCAGGCGGGACGGCGCGCCGATCTTGTGCGCAGCTATTGGTCAACTACCAGACGCAGATGAAGGCCCAGGTGAGCATGACGGCTTTGTGATCATCACCGCTGATAGCGCTGGTGGCATGGTGGACATCCATGACAGAAGGCCCGTTGTACTCACACCGGACCTTGCCCGTGAATGGCTGAACCCAGCTACGCCGAAGGAGCGTGCCGAGCAGATGGTATTGCACCAGGGCGAGCCGGCCGAGACCTTTGAATGGTTCAAGGTCAGCACCGCCGTGGGCAACGTAAGAAACAAGGAAGCCTGTTTGATCGATCCGGTTCCTTAG
- a CDS encoding DNA adenine methylase, with amino-acid sequence MSTPIIPWMGGKRRLADRLIPLFPPHECYVEVFAGGAALYFMRPQAAPVEVLNDINGDLVTLYRVVQNHLEEFVRQFKWALSSRQVFEWQKMTRPETLTDIQRAARFFYLQHHAFAGKVSGQTFGTATTGPAINLLRIEENLSAAWQRLSGTYVENLGWLECAERYDRPHTFHYMDPPYWQTAGYGVDFPFENYERMADFMRRCKGKVMVSINDHPDIRRVFDGFHFETVDIRYSTTNQRQGKAEVSGELVIMNWEPDALGGLF; translated from the coding sequence ATGAGCACACCAATAATCCCGTGGATGGGCGGCAAGCGCCGTCTGGCAGATCGTCTTATCCCGCTGTTCCCGCCTCACGAATGTTACGTCGAGGTCTTTGCCGGGGGCGCCGCGCTTTACTTCATGCGGCCCCAGGCTGCGCCTGTTGAAGTTCTCAACGACATCAACGGCGACCTAGTGACGTTGTACCGCGTGGTGCAGAACCACCTAGAAGAGTTCGTGCGCCAGTTCAAGTGGGCGCTCAGCTCACGCCAGGTATTTGAATGGCAGAAGATGACCAGGCCGGAAACGCTGACTGACATCCAGCGGGCTGCTCGGTTTTTCTACCTGCAGCACCATGCGTTTGCGGGGAAGGTCAGCGGGCAGACATTCGGCACAGCCACCACGGGGCCGGCGATCAACCTCCTACGGATCGAGGAGAACCTATCCGCCGCGTGGCAGCGCCTCTCAGGCACTTACGTTGAGAACCTGGGCTGGCTGGAATGCGCAGAGCGGTACGACCGGCCGCACACCTTCCACTACATGGACCCGCCTTACTGGCAGACCGCAGGGTATGGAGTGGACTTTCCGTTTGAGAACTATGAGCGGATGGCTGACTTCATGCGGCGGTGCAAGGGGAAGGTGATGGTCAGCATCAACGATCACCCAGATATCCGACGCGTGTTCGACGGGTTTCACTTTGAAACGGTAGATATCCGATACAGCACGACCAATCAGCGGCAGGGTAAAGCCGAGGTCAGCGGAGAGCTGGTGATCATGAATTGGGAACCCGATGCACTGGGTGGTCTGTTCTAA